The Streptomyces sp. Mut1 genome window below encodes:
- a CDS encoding lysophospholipid acyltransferase family protein: MAELVYRPVIGAARTFFKALDLKIDTQGSEHIPKTGGAVLVSNHISYLDFIFTGLAALPQKRLVRFMAKESVFRHKVSGPLMRGMKHIPVDREQGEDAYAHALASLRSGEIVGVFPEATISESFTLKSFKSGAARLAQEAGVPLIPMALWGTQRLWTKGRPRNFKRNHIPVTLRVGEPVEAPTDQYAGAITRRLRERVQELLEAAQRAYPVRPKDASDTWWVPAHLGGTAPTPAEVRERS, encoded by the coding sequence ATGGCAGAACTCGTCTATCGACCGGTCATCGGCGCCGCTCGCACGTTTTTCAAGGCGCTCGACCTGAAGATCGACACTCAGGGTTCGGAGCACATCCCGAAGACCGGCGGCGCTGTTCTGGTCAGCAACCACATCAGTTATCTGGACTTCATCTTCACCGGACTCGCGGCACTCCCGCAGAAGCGGCTGGTCCGCTTCATGGCCAAGGAATCCGTTTTCCGGCACAAGGTCTCCGGACCGCTGATGCGCGGCATGAAGCACATTCCCGTGGACCGCGAACAGGGCGAGGACGCGTACGCGCACGCGCTGGCCTCGCTGCGTTCCGGGGAGATCGTCGGAGTGTTCCCCGAGGCGACGATCTCGGAGTCGTTCACGCTGAAGAGCTTCAAGTCGGGCGCGGCGCGCCTGGCGCAGGAGGCGGGGGTTCCGCTGATCCCGATGGCGCTGTGGGGCACGCAGCGGCTGTGGACCAAGGGCCGGCCGCGCAACTTCAAGCGCAACCACATCCCGGTGACCCTGCGGGTGGGCGAGCCCGTGGAGGCCCCCACCGACCAGTACGCGGGCGCCATCACGCGGCGGCTGCGCGAGCGCGTGCAGGAGCTGCTGGAGGCGGCCCAGCGCGCCTATCCGGTGCGCCCGAAGGACGCCAGTGACACCTGGTGGGTGCCCGCCCACCTGGGCGGTACGGCTCCGACGCCGGCCGAGGTGCGCGAGCGCAGCTGA
- a CDS encoding threonine aldolase family protein, whose amino-acid sequence MADPATVKTDARRHHDPRVRGFASDNYAGTHPEILAALALANGGHQIAYGEDDYTGHLQRVMHSHFGPTAEAFPVFNGTGANVVSLQAMTDRWGAVICAESAHINVDEGGAPERVGGLKLLTVPTEDGKLTPELIDRQAYGWDDEHRAMPQVVSITQNTELGTVYTPDEIRAICEHAHGHGMKVHLDGARIANASASLDVPMRTFTNTVGVDVLSFGGTKNGAIFGEAVVVLNPEAVRAMKHLRKLSMQLASKMRFVSVQLEALLAGDLWLRNARHANAMAQRLAEGVRAVGGVEILYPVQANAVFARLPHAVSERLQKRFRFYFWDEQAGDVRWMCAFDTTEEDVDGFLLALKEELAAA is encoded by the coding sequence GTGGCTGACCCCGCAACCGTAAAGACCGACGCGCGTCGCCACCACGACCCGCGGGTACGCGGATTCGCCAGCGACAACTACGCGGGGACCCACCCGGAGATCCTCGCGGCACTGGCCCTCGCCAACGGCGGTCACCAGATCGCCTACGGCGAGGACGACTACACGGGCCACCTCCAGCGGGTGATGCACAGCCACTTCGGCCCCACCGCCGAAGCCTTCCCGGTCTTCAACGGAACCGGCGCCAACGTGGTGTCGCTCCAGGCCATGACCGACCGCTGGGGCGCCGTGATCTGCGCCGAGTCCGCCCACATCAACGTCGACGAGGGCGGGGCGCCCGAGCGGGTCGGCGGCCTCAAACTGCTGACCGTCCCCACCGAGGACGGCAAGCTCACCCCGGAGCTCATCGACCGGCAGGCGTACGGCTGGGACGACGAGCACCGCGCCATGCCGCAGGTCGTCTCGATCACGCAGAACACCGAGCTCGGCACCGTCTACACACCCGACGAGATCCGCGCCATCTGCGAGCACGCCCACGGGCACGGCATGAAGGTCCACCTCGACGGGGCCCGCATAGCCAACGCGTCGGCGTCCCTGGATGTGCCGATGCGCACGTTCACCAACACCGTCGGCGTTGACGTCCTCTCCTTCGGAGGAACGAAGAACGGGGCGATCTTCGGCGAGGCCGTCGTCGTCCTGAACCCCGAGGCCGTCCGCGCGATGAAGCATCTGCGCAAGCTGTCGATGCAGCTCGCCTCCAAGATGCGCTTCGTCTCCGTCCAGCTGGAGGCACTGCTCGCGGGCGACCTGTGGCTGCGCAACGCCCGGCACGCGAACGCGATGGCCCAGCGGCTCGCCGAGGGCGTGCGCGCGGTGGGCGGCGTGGAGATCCTCTACCCCGTCCAGGCCAACGCGGTCTTCGCGCGGCTGCCGCACGCGGTGAGCGAGCGGCTGCAGAAGCGCTTCCGCTTCTACTTCTGGGACGAGCAGGCCGGCGATGTGCGCTGGATGTGCGCCTTCGACACCACCGAGGAGGACGTCGACGGCTTCCTCCTCGCGCTCAAGGAGGAGCTGGCGGCCGCGTAG
- a CDS encoding SDR family NAD(P)-dependent oxidoreductase: MNGTSTGDANGALEGAVVAVAGAAGPAGRATLLRLAEAGAVVVAADSHPTRLAEAVDAARYAHGGATVTGDTVDLLDLAATREWAAKTEKEFGRIDGVVHLVGGWRGSASFAETDPADWTLLEKLLIRTVQHTSLAFYDGLARSDRGRYLLTSAAGAGKPTAGNAAYAASKAAAEAWTLALADAFRKAGGEDGPRSAAAILVVKALVHDAMRAERPNAKFAGFTDVKELADAIVGVWDRPAPEVNGKRLWLTPQP; the protein is encoded by the coding sequence ATGAACGGAACTAGCACGGGCGATGCGAACGGTGCGCTCGAAGGCGCCGTGGTCGCCGTCGCGGGAGCGGCGGGCCCGGCGGGCCGGGCCACCCTGCTCAGGCTCGCCGAGGCGGGCGCGGTCGTCGTCGCGGCGGACTCGCACCCCACCAGGCTCGCCGAGGCCGTCGACGCGGCCCGCTACGCCCACGGCGGGGCCACCGTCACCGGCGACACCGTCGACCTGCTCGACCTCGCCGCCACCCGCGAGTGGGCGGCCAAGACCGAGAAGGAGTTCGGCCGGATCGACGGAGTCGTCCACCTGGTGGGCGGCTGGCGCGGCAGCGCGAGCTTCGCGGAGACCGACCCCGCCGACTGGACGCTGCTGGAGAAGCTGCTGATCCGCACGGTCCAGCACACCTCGCTCGCCTTCTACGACGGTCTGGCGCGCAGCGACCGCGGCCGCTACCTGCTGACCAGCGCGGCAGGGGCCGGCAAGCCCACCGCGGGCAACGCCGCGTACGCCGCCTCCAAGGCCGCGGCCGAGGCGTGGACCCTCGCGCTCGCCGACGCCTTCCGCAAGGCGGGGGGCGAGGACGGCCCCCGCAGCGCGGCTGCGATCCTGGTCGTGAAGGCACTGGTGCACGACGCGATGCGCGCCGAGCGCCCGAATGCGAAGTTCGCGGGCTTCACCGACGTCAAGGAACTGGCCGATGCCATCGTCGGCGTCTGGGACCGGCCCGCCCCGGAAGTGAACGGAAAGCGCCTGTGGCTGACCCCGCAACCGTAA
- a CDS encoding DUF6421 family protein — protein MTEILVHEAASGGIAAAPRVVEHPAWPALKNAVEEIRPWQSKDGSIDFEAEGAPTEALAEAAVARVTAAVEELSPLLPHDAAYHRALVTDLRRWAADGFGVPDFLDSLLAFQPARDRADGLQHLVVFAMYTQNGNPDRNLEAVVLRMVWPEWLADLEATRYDNPLFCGITFEDFTSGYDTNSAVLFPETIAVREAPERFSWGGIFCDREAARFRRVTEASVDLLGVELPDDIRAMIDDQQRCEQAFVLWDMVHDRTHSHGDLPFDPFMIKQRQPFWMYGLEELRCDLTAFKEAVKLEAEGNAHGRDVQYAVLFDRMFRFPVTGERVRNYDGLGGQLLFAYLHKHDVVRWTDNTLRIDWERAPQVTNQLCAEIEKLYRDGIDRPKLVHWFAAYDLVSTYLAPHPGSRWAKGPDALDLSQPPRKLVDDVLPDEFPLSMFYEALSKKLKNVIASTKGITASDAGKAAA, from the coding sequence ATGACGGAAATTCTTGTGCACGAAGCCGCATCCGGCGGCATAGCTGCCGCACCGCGGGTGGTCGAGCACCCGGCCTGGCCCGCGCTGAAGAATGCCGTGGAGGAGATCCGCCCCTGGCAGTCGAAGGACGGTTCCATCGACTTCGAGGCCGAGGGCGCGCCCACCGAGGCGCTCGCCGAGGCCGCTGTCGCCCGGGTGACAGCCGCGGTCGAAGAACTCTCCCCGCTCCTGCCGCACGACGCCGCCTACCACCGCGCGCTCGTCACCGACCTGCGCCGCTGGGCCGCCGACGGCTTCGGCGTACCCGACTTCCTGGACTCCCTGCTGGCCTTCCAGCCGGCCAGGGACCGCGCCGACGGGCTCCAGCACCTGGTCGTCTTCGCCATGTACACCCAGAACGGCAACCCCGACCGCAACCTCGAAGCGGTCGTGCTGCGCATGGTCTGGCCCGAGTGGCTCGCCGACCTGGAGGCCACCCGCTACGACAACCCGCTGTTCTGCGGCATCACCTTCGAGGACTTCACCTCCGGTTACGACACCAACTCCGCGGTGCTCTTCCCGGAGACCATCGCCGTGCGCGAGGCCCCCGAGCGCTTCAGCTGGGGCGGCATCTTCTGCGACCGCGAGGCCGCCCGCTTCCGCCGTGTCACCGAGGCCTCCGTCGATCTCCTCGGCGTCGAGCTGCCCGACGACATCCGCGCGATGATCGACGACCAGCAGCGCTGCGAGCAGGCCTTCGTGCTCTGGGACATGGTCCACGACCGCACCCACAGCCATGGCGACCTGCCGTTCGACCCCTTCATGATCAAGCAGCGCCAGCCGTTCTGGATGTACGGCCTCGAAGAGCTGCGCTGCGACCTCACCGCCTTCAAGGAGGCCGTGAAGCTGGAGGCCGAGGGCAACGCCCACGGCCGCGACGTGCAGTACGCCGTGCTCTTCGACCGGATGTTCCGCTTCCCGGTCACCGGCGAGCGCGTCCGCAACTACGACGGCCTCGGCGGCCAGCTCCTCTTCGCCTACCTCCACAAGCACGACGTCGTGCGCTGGACCGACAACACGCTCAGGATCGACTGGGAGCGGGCCCCGCAGGTCACCAACCAGCTCTGCGCCGAGATCGAGAAGCTCTACCGGGACGGCATCGACCGCCCCAAGCTCGTCCACTGGTTCGCGGCGTACGACCTCGTCTCCACCTACCTCGCCCCGCACCCCGGCTCCCGCTGGGCCAAGGGCCCGGACGCGCTGGACCTCTCCCAGCCGCCGCGGAAACTCGTGGACGACGTGCTTCCCGACGAGTTTCCCCTGAGCATGTTCTATGAGGCCCTCTCCAAGAAGCTGAAGAACGTGATCGCCTCCACCAAGGGCATCACCGCCTCGGACGCGGGGAAGGCTGCCGCGTGA
- a CDS encoding glycerophosphodiester phosphodiesterase, which translates to MSFLTIGHRGVAGVEPENTLRSFVHAEQAGMDLIELDLHLSKDGALAVMHDAEVDRTTDGSGPIAEKTLAELRALDAGQGERVPVFEEVLDAVRSPIQAEIKDVAAARTLAGVMRERDLVARVEVISFHDEAIAEIAQLVPGVRTALVASRWGGDLVDRAKAVGATRLVLNIRRITLELVEKAHAEGLTVVGWTVNTQDQLRLARGLGLDGVTTDHPEIRRAGRFTA; encoded by the coding sequence TTGTCTTTTCTCACCATCGGTCATCGCGGGGTGGCGGGGGTCGAGCCGGAGAACACTCTGCGCTCGTTCGTGCACGCCGAGCAGGCCGGCATGGACCTGATCGAGCTGGACCTTCATCTGAGCAAGGACGGCGCGCTGGCCGTCATGCACGACGCCGAGGTGGACCGGACGACCGACGGCTCGGGCCCCATCGCGGAGAAGACCCTTGCCGAGCTGCGCGCGCTGGACGCGGGTCAGGGTGAACGCGTCCCGGTCTTCGAGGAGGTCCTGGACGCCGTGCGCTCCCCGATCCAGGCGGAGATCAAGGACGTGGCCGCCGCGCGCACGCTGGCCGGGGTCATGCGGGAACGTGATCTGGTCGCCCGCGTCGAGGTGATCTCGTTCCACGACGAGGCGATCGCCGAGATCGCGCAGCTGGTTCCGGGGGTGCGGACAGCCCTGGTGGCCAGCAGGTGGGGCGGCGACCTGGTGGACCGTGCGAAGGCGGTGGGGGCCACCCGGCTGGTGCTGAACATCCGGCGCATCACCCTGGAGCTGGTGGAGAAGGCTCACGCCGAGGGGCTGACGGTGGTGGGCTGGACGGTCAATACGCAGGACCAGTTGCGGCTGGCCCGCGGGCTCGGGCTCGACGGCGTGACCACCGACCACCCCGAGATCCGCCGCGCGGGCCGCTTCACCGCGTAG
- a CDS encoding GNAT family N-acetyltransferase, whose translation MDTAPPRESGELTFRDATDADVTALVELIESAYRGDSSRAGWTTEADILQGRRTDPQGVREVVGGSGSRLLVVERDGALIACCQLEHRGEAAYFGMFAVRPALQGAGLGKVIIAEAERTVRETWGVREMHMTVISVREELIAWYERRGYRRTGELTPFPYGNERFGIPQRDDLVFELLIKELPREV comes from the coding sequence CGGGAGAGCTGACCTTCCGCGACGCGACGGACGCGGACGTCACCGCGCTCGTGGAGCTGATCGAGTCGGCGTACCGGGGCGACAGCAGCCGCGCCGGATGGACCACCGAGGCGGACATCCTCCAGGGCCGGCGCACCGACCCGCAGGGGGTGCGCGAGGTGGTGGGCGGCTCCGGCAGCCGGCTCCTCGTGGTGGAGCGCGACGGCGCTCTGATCGCCTGCTGTCAGCTCGAACACCGGGGCGAGGCCGCCTACTTCGGTATGTTCGCGGTCCGTCCCGCGCTCCAGGGCGCCGGCCTCGGCAAGGTGATCATCGCCGAGGCCGAGCGCACCGTCCGGGAGACCTGGGGCGTGCGGGAGATGCACATGACGGTGATCTCCGTACGCGAGGAGCTCATCGCCTGGTACGAGCGCCGCGGCTACCGCCGCACGGGCGAGCTGACTCCGTTCCCCTACGGCAACGAGCGCTTCGGCATCCCCCAGCGCGACGACCTCGTTTTCGAGCTGCTCATCAAGGAGCTGCCGCGGGAGGTCTGA